The Euzebyales bacterium genome window below encodes:
- a CDS encoding phospholipid scramblase-related protein: protein MAALLTADTLVVSQRAKLVELTNQYDIWDPQGVALGFIDEPAQSRLRKTARFATSIGQFLTHRLTVRDVADGDVLEVIRPAKVVKSRLSVRTGDRRPVGEIVQDNVFGKIRFTLTDADGRRVGQVRAENWRAWDFAIVNRDGREVARIDKRFVGVLKAVFTTADTYVVHIDPTLDGDLRLLAIAAAAAVDTALKQDERRLDISDVTDIFGLG, encoded by the coding sequence ATGGCCGCACTCCTCACCGCGGACACGTTGGTCGTCAGCCAGCGCGCCAAGCTCGTGGAGCTCACCAACCAGTACGACATCTGGGATCCGCAGGGTGTCGCGCTCGGGTTCATCGACGAGCCGGCCCAGAGCCGCCTGCGCAAGACGGCCCGCTTCGCCACCAGCATCGGTCAGTTCCTCACCCATCGCCTCACTGTCCGCGACGTCGCCGACGGCGACGTGTTGGAGGTCATACGGCCGGCCAAGGTCGTGAAGTCGCGCCTGTCGGTGCGGACCGGTGACCGGCGCCCGGTCGGCGAGATCGTGCAGGACAATGTGTTCGGTAAGATCCGGTTCACCCTCACCGATGCTGATGGACGTCGTGTCGGGCAGGTCCGGGCCGAGAACTGGCGGGCGTGGGACTTCGCCATCGTCAATCGCGACGGGCGGGAGGTGGCCAGGATCGACAAGCGGTTCGTCGGTGTCCTGAAGGCCGTGTTCACCACGGCCGACACCTACGTCGTGCACATCGACCCCACGCTCGACGGTGACCTTCGGCTCCTGGCGATCGCAGCGGCCGCTGCGGTCGACACCGCACTCAAGCAGGACGAGCGACGCCTCGACATCTCCGACGTCACTGACATCTTCGGGCTCGGCTGA